Genomic segment of Longimicrobiaceae bacterium:
CCGCGGGGAGGGAGCGGACGCGCGCCCGGAAGCTCTGGTAGGCGCGGGTGTCCGTGGCCAGGCGGGCGCGGGTGGCGGCGGGGATCGCCTCCACGGCGCGGCTGGTGTTCTGGATCCGCTCCTCCGTGAGCGGGTGTGTGGAGAACCACTGCTCCAGCCGGCTGGGGTTGCGCTTCCGCTCCGAGAGCAGCTCGTTGAAGAAGCGGACCATCCCCTGGGGGTTGTACCCGGCGCGGACCATGTAGTCCACGCCCCGGAGGTCGGCCTCGCGCTCCGCGTCGCGGCCGTAGCTCGCGAACACCGCGCCCCCCGCGGCCTGCACGCCCACCCGCTCCACTGCGCCGGGGCTGCGGCCCAGGAGGACGCCGTAGAGGAGCGAGAGCCCCAGGTTGGCGTTCTGCGCCCGCTGCCACTGCTCGATCCCGTGGCGCTCCGCCACGTGGGCGACCTCGTGCGCGAGCACGCCGGCCAGCTCCGACATGTTGTCGGCGCGCTCGATCAGCCCGCGGTTCACGTAGATGTGCCCGCCGGGGACCGCGAACGCGTTCACCACGTTGGAGTTGACGACGTAGAAGGTGTACGGGATCCCGCGCGGGTCCGCGACGCGGGCGATGGAGCGCCCGAGCTGGTTGATGTACTGGTTCACGGCGGCGTCCCGGACGATGGGGAGCTGCCGGTTGATCTCGGCGGCGTTCTGCCGGCCGAGCTGCACCTCCTGCTGCGTCGAGATCGCCGGGGCACAGCCGCCGGCGGTGGCCACCGCGCCGCCCAGCGCGAGCGCCAGGACGGGGTGGCGAAAGCGATCGAAAAGACTCATCGTAAGGTCTCCCTTCGTTTCGGTTCTCCTCCGTGCGGGGCGTTTGAAAAGCAAGTCCCGGACCAACATGGACTTATGTTGACGCGCAGGGAATCGAGGCTCCTGCGGGGCCTGCACCAGCGGAAGAATCGCGAGGCGGAGGGCGCCTTCCTGGTGGAGGGGGTGCGAGCCGTGGAGGACCTGCTCGCGTCCCCCCTGCACCCGCGCCTGCTCGCATGGTCGTCCTCCCTGGAGGACACCGGGCGTGGGCGCGCGCTCCTCGCCGCGGCCGGCCGGCGCGGTGTCCCCCTGCGCGAGGTGTCGGAGGCCGAGCTGCGGGAGTATGCCGGGACGGAGACTCCGCAGGGCGTCGTCGCCGTGGCCGAGGTCCCCGTACGCGGGCTGGACGACCTGGCCGCCGCGTCGCCTCCGACGGTGGTGCTGGTGCTGGACGCCGTGCAGGACCCCGGCAACTTCGGGGCGATGGTGCGCACGGCGGAGGCGCTCGGCGCCGTCGGGGTCGTGGCGCTCCCCGGCACGGTGGACGCCTGGAACCCCAAGTCCGTGCGCGCGGCGATGGGCTCCTCGTTCCGCCTCCCGATCGTCGCCGCCACCTGGGAGGAGGCGGGCCCCCGGCTGGAGGCCGGGGGGTTCCGGATCCTCGCCACCGCCGTCGGGGCCGAGCCTCTCGGCGACGACCGCCCGCAGCGCGCCGCGCTGGTGATGGGCAACGAGGGCGCCGGCGTGTCCGCGGAGACGCGGGCGCGGGCGCACCGCGAGGTGGGGATCCCGCTCCGCGGCCGCGCCGAGTCGCTGAACGTCACCTCCGCGGCGGCCATCCTCCTCCACGACCTGCTCCGCTGACCCTCCCACAACGCTCCCGATGCCACAGTATCTCGTCTGGGCCTACGCCGCCCTTGTGGGCGCCGCGGTGGGCTCCTTCCTGAACGTCTGCGTCTACCGCCTCCCCGAGGGGGAGTCCGTGGTGTCTCCCCGCTCGCGCTGCCCGGAGTGCGGGCTGCAGATCGGCTGGCGCGACAACGTCCCGGTGCTGAGCTGGCTACTGCTCCGGGGCCGGTGCCGCGGGTGCGGGACGGGGATCTCCGTCCAGTACCCGCTGGTGGAGCTCACCGTAGCCCTGCTCTGGCTGGCGGCGGCGATCCGCTTCGGCTTCTCCTGGCAGGCGCTCTCCACCGCGCTCTTCTTCACCCTGCTGCTGGGGATCGCGCTCACCGACGCGCGCGCCTACACCATCCCGGACGAGTTCTCGCTGGGCGGGCTGGTGGCCGGGATCCTCCTTTCGCTCGCGCCCGGGGGGATCTCCCCCCTGCAGTCGGCGCTCGGCGCCGCGCTGGGGTTCGGGCTGCTCTACGCGGTGGCCGTCGTGGGGGAGTGGGCGTTCAAGAAGCCGGCGATGGGGGGCGGGGACATCAAGATGATGGCGATGGTGGGGGCGTTCCTCGGCCCGGTGGGCGTGCTGCTCACCCTGTTCCTGGGCGCGCTGCTCGGCACGCTGATCTTCGCGCCCATCAGCATGCGGACGGGGAAGCTGGTGCCCTTCGGGATCTTCCTGGCGCTCGGCGCTGCCGTCACCGAGCCGTGGGGCGACTGGATGACGACCTGGTACCTGAGCACCTTCCTGGGGCGGTAGAAACACGAGGACGTCCGCCGTGGTGGT
This window contains:
- a CDS encoding RNA methyltransferase; the encoded protein is MLTRRESRLLRGLHQRKNREAEGAFLVEGVRAVEDLLASPLHPRLLAWSSSLEDTGRGRALLAAAGRRGVPLREVSEAELREYAGTETPQGVVAVAEVPVRGLDDLAAASPPTVVLVLDAVQDPGNFGAMVRTAEALGAVGVVALPGTVDAWNPKSVRAAMGSSFRLPIVAATWEEAGPRLEAGGFRILATAVGAEPLGDDRPQRAALVMGNEGAGVSAETRARAHREVGIPLRGRAESLNVTSAAAILLHDLLR
- a CDS encoding M48 family metallopeptidase; the encoded protein is MSLFDRFRHPVLALALGGAVATAGGCAPAISTQQEVQLGRQNAAEINRQLPIVRDAAVNQYINQLGRSIARVADPRGIPYTFYVVNSNVVNAFAVPGGHIYVNRGLIERADNMSELAGVLAHEVAHVAERHGIEQWQRAQNANLGLSLLYGVLLGRSPGAVERVGVQAAGGAVFASYGRDAEREADLRGVDYMVRAGYNPQGMVRFFNELLSERKRNPSRLEQWFSTHPLTEERIQNTSRAVEAIPAATRARLATDTRAYQSFRARVRSLPAARQ
- a CDS encoding prepilin peptidase; its protein translation is MPQYLVWAYAALVGAAVGSFLNVCVYRLPEGESVVSPRSRCPECGLQIGWRDNVPVLSWLLLRGRCRGCGTGISVQYPLVELTVALLWLAAAIRFGFSWQALSTALFFTLLLGIALTDARAYTIPDEFSLGGLVAGILLSLAPGGISPLQSALGAALGFGLLYAVAVVGEWAFKKPAMGGGDIKMMAMVGAFLGPVGVLLTLFLGALLGTLIFAPISMRTGKLVPFGIFLALGAAVTEPWGDWMTTWYLSTFLGR